AGAATATGGAAATGAGCGAAGTGTAGGTATTGCCAAATGGTGTATTGCGAGAGCTTACCGTTCTTTGGGGCGTGTGGAAGATGCACTACAATTGCAGCAAAAGGCATTGGCAAAATCGAAGGGTGTGGATTCATCGGGTTATATTTGGGAGGAAATTGCAGAATGTTACTGGACATTGCAGCAAAAAGAGAAAGCAAAGCCTTATTTTAAATTAGCTTACGACAAACTTTCACAAGACCCGTGGATGATGGCGAACGAAAAGGCAAGAATGGAAAGGATGAAGGAATTGGCAGAAAAATTAATATAACAACATGGGACCTCTTAAAGGAATCAAAATCATTGAAATGGGTGGACTTGGGCCAGGCCCTTTCGCAGGAATGTTGCTGGCCGATATGGGAGCAGAAGTGATTTTAGTAGAACGAAAAATCGACCCCAAAATGAGGCGAATGCCTGATTGCAGCCGTAGAGGGAAACGCTCTATTGCCTTGAATCTCAAAGACCCAAAAGGTATCGAAACTTTGCTGCAACTGGTGGAGAAAGCCGATGTATTGTTTGAAGGCTTTCGTCCTGGAGTGATGGAGCGTTTGGGAATTGGACCTGATGTATGTATGTCGAGAAATCCTAAATTGGTCTATGGACGCATGACAGGTTGGGGACAAACGGGCCCGTTGGCGCAGGCTGCTGGGCATGATATCAATTATATTTCGCTCACAGGTGCGCTGTTTGCAACTGGTCGAGCGCACGAAAAACCCGTGCCTCCGCTTAATTTGGTGGGTGATTATGGGGGAGGTGGAATGTTTTTGGTGATGGGTATTTTGGCAGCACTCCTTGAAGTACAAAAATCAGGCAAGGGTCAAGTTATAGATGCTGCAATGACCGATGGTTCGGCGGTCTTGATGGCGATGTTCAACTCGCTTCATGCCATGGGAATGTGGTCGCCTAAAAGGGGAGTTAATTTACTCGATTCGGGTGCACCTTTCTATGATACATATGAAACAAAAGATGGAAAACATATTTCGATAGGCTCACTTGAACCCCAATTTTATGCACTACTCATGGAGAAAGCCAAACTCGACCCTGCAATTTTTGGCGCACAGATGAATAGGAAAAATTGGCCTTCAATGAAAGAACAGTTGGAGGTGGTTTTCAAAGCAAAAACAAGGGATGAATGGTGTGAAATCATGGAGGGTACAGATGTTTGTTTTGCACCTGTGCTGGATTTTATGGAAGCCCAACAACATCCTCACAATGTGGAGCGCAATACTTATATTGATGTAAATGGAATGATGCAACCTGCTCCTGCTCCAAGATTTAGCCGAACCCATTCAGAGGTACAATCGGGTGCCCCTGCTTCGGGAGAACATACGGAGGAGATTTTGAAGGAGTGGGGGATTGAATAATCAGGCTTATTTTACCCATTGGCTGTTTGAAAAATTGATTCGGTAAAGAATGTATTTTCTTGAAAATTTTTATTTTGCTTCAATTAAATTGATTATCAGATAGTTAAGCCTGTTTCTCTTACAGTCAATTCAATCATTTTTTAATTTTCTTCAAAAAAAATACTCACGATGGAACTATATCCGCCCTCTTGCAGTTTATCAACACGTATTACACAAACAACAACCTAAAAAACATAAAACAATCAAACATGATCTTATTTCCTCAACATATCGTATGCCTCAAAAACGAACTACCCCAACCGATAAAATCGGAAGCAGGGAGTTTTGTGGGCAGTGATAATGGAGGAAGAGATACAAGTATAGGTGGGTTCAAACATCAACTCAATTGACAATCATACAATCAATTTGATGAACAAACACGACCCACTGAGCAAAAATAGCAAAGTGGGTTTTTTTGTGTCCACTAAAAACTAAAAGTCAATTGTTTAACCTTTAAAAA
The Chitinophagales bacterium genome window above contains:
- a CDS encoding CaiB/BaiF CoA-transferase family protein; translated protein: MGPLKGIKIIEMGGLGPGPFAGMLLADMGAEVILVERKIDPKMRRMPDCSRRGKRSIALNLKDPKGIETLLQLVEKADVLFEGFRPGVMERLGIGPDVCMSRNPKLVYGRMTGWGQTGPLAQAAGHDINYISLTGALFATGRAHEKPVPPLNLVGDYGGGGMFLVMGILAALLEVQKSGKGQVIDAAMTDGSAVLMAMFNSLHAMGMWSPKRGVNLLDSGAPFYDTYETKDGKHISIGSLEPQFYALLMEKAKLDPAIFGAQMNRKNWPSMKEQLEVVFKAKTRDEWCEIMEGTDVCFAPVLDFMEAQQHPHNVERNTYIDVNGMMQPAPAPRFSRTHSEVQSGAPASGEHTEEILKEWGIE